A single region of the Vicia villosa cultivar HV-30 ecotype Madison, WI linkage group LG4, Vvil1.0, whole genome shotgun sequence genome encodes:
- the LOC131596225 gene encoding uncharacterized protein LOC131596225 gives MDLRAQTTLNKALVGRQPNVMQPAKRGRTKTTSVGPHGTRPREPNTRRFLGPSQKARFAQLASRTILPEKLVVPKDQSEYNMLWSYFEHRKWDRVFDPYKEVNMDIVREFYANAIKLTPYTIAYNYETFVRGHTIRFDRQAVSEFLGNPLELPEGEKCYYRKHLLKTTHRLDDVSRKICIKGKGPVLGKNGAPIHCHRKNLNIDARAVLTIMSYNIRPWAHVTTIPMDATLLIRVLVSRHSVDIALR, from the exons ATGGACCTTCGAGCTcaaacaacgttaaacaaagcgcttgttgggaggcaacccaatgTG ATGCAACCAGCCAAGAGAGGTCGCACCAAGACCACCAGTGTCGGTCCTCATGGTACCCGTCCCCGAGAACCCAATACCAGAAGATTTTTGGGTCCTTCACAGAAGGCGAGATTTGCTCAACTGGCCTCTCGCACCATTCTCCCGGAGAAGCTAGTTGTCCCAAAGGACCAGAGCGAGTACAACATGCTTTGGAGTTACTTTGAACACCGGAAGTGGGACCGTGTATTTGATCCGTATAAAGAAGTTAATATGGATATTGTACGGGAATTCTATGCAAATGCCATCAAGCTCACCCCATATACCATAGCCTACAACTACGAGACGTTTGTTAGGGGCCACACCATCCGCTTTGACCGACAAGCAGTAAGTGAATTTTTGGGTAACCCGCTGGAATTACCAGAAGGTGAAAAATGTTACTATAGGAAGCATCTGTTGAAAACAACACACAGGCTGGATGATGTTTCAAGAAAGATTTGTATAAAGGGAAAAGGACCGGTACTTGGGAAGAATGGAGCCCCAATCCACTGCCACAGGAAAAACTTAAACATCGATGCTCGAGCAGTGTTGACAATCATGAGTTACAACATCCGACCCTGGGCACATGTTACTACCATCCCTATGGATGCGACATTACTGATAAGAGTCCTCGTGTCCCGACACTCAGTGGACATTGCTTTAAGGTAG